In Synechococcus sp. A18-25c, a single window of DNA contains:
- a CDS encoding cysteine desulfurase family protein, producing the protein MLPTPAEGSLNTGVINLDHQATTPCHPAVIEAMEPWWREQWGNASSRQHRLGLTAAAAVSSARKVLADSLGVESDEVIFTSGATEANNLALLGHARFRARAEGGPGHLISVASEHHAVLDPLQQLRQEGFELTLLTPRPNGLIEPTQLEQAIQANTQLVSVMVANNEIGVIQPVQELSTICHNHGITMHTDAAQAYGHLALNMQRLGCSLLSVSAHKFNGPKGIGALVARKGTGLDPLLWGGGQEQGLRPGTLPVPLIMGLAAAATLATADRAARQTRLGVLRDQLWHDLKQRNPDLLLNGALHPRLAHNLNITVPGISGSRLQRALKSKLACSSGSACSRGAPSHVLRAIGRNRSEAEASLRLSLGRDTTATDIESAVTMVTEAIQAGAMG; encoded by the coding sequence ATGCTGCCAACCCCTGCCGAAGGATCGCTCAACACCGGTGTGATCAACCTCGACCACCAAGCCACCACCCCCTGCCATCCTGCCGTGATCGAGGCGATGGAGCCCTGGTGGCGAGAGCAATGGGGCAATGCCTCAAGCCGCCAGCATCGCCTTGGGCTGACGGCAGCCGCAGCCGTCAGCTCCGCCAGGAAAGTCCTGGCCGACAGCCTCGGAGTCGAAAGCGACGAGGTGATCTTCACCAGTGGCGCCACCGAAGCCAACAACCTGGCACTGCTCGGCCATGCCCGGTTTCGCGCCCGTGCCGAAGGAGGCCCTGGGCACTTGATCAGCGTGGCCAGCGAGCATCATGCGGTGCTCGATCCTCTGCAGCAACTCAGGCAGGAAGGCTTCGAACTGACGCTGCTCACGCCCAGGCCCAATGGCCTGATTGAGCCGACGCAGCTGGAACAGGCGATCCAAGCGAATACGCAGCTGGTGAGCGTGATGGTGGCCAACAACGAAATCGGTGTGATCCAACCCGTGCAGGAGCTGAGCACGATCTGCCACAACCATGGGATCACCATGCACACGGATGCGGCGCAGGCCTACGGACACCTGGCGCTGAACATGCAACGCCTGGGTTGCTCGCTGCTCAGTGTCAGCGCCCACAAATTCAACGGTCCCAAGGGGATCGGGGCTCTAGTGGCGCGGAAAGGGACCGGTCTTGACCCCCTGCTCTGGGGCGGTGGTCAAGAGCAGGGGCTACGGCCAGGGACCCTGCCGGTGCCGTTGATCATGGGACTGGCTGCCGCCGCAACCCTGGCCACGGCTGATCGGGCGGCGCGGCAGACGCGGCTCGGCGTGCTGCGTGATCAGTTGTGGCATGACCTGAAACAGCGCAACCCTGATCTCCTGCTGAACGGGGCGCTGCACCCACGCCTAGCCCACAACCTCAACATCACTGTGCCCGGGATCTCAGGGAGCCGCCTGCAGCGCGCGCTGAAATCCAAATTGGCCTGCAGCAGTGGCTCAGCCTGCAGCCGCGGGGCGCCCTCCCATGTCCTGCGTGCGATCGGGCGCAATCGCAGCGAAGCGGAAGCCTCGCTGCGCCTGAGCCTTGGCCGCGACACCACAGCCACTGACATCGAAAGCGCTGTGACCATGGTCACAGAGGCGATTCAGGCGGGTGCGATGGGCTGA
- the rsmH gene encoding 16S rRNA (cytosine(1402)-N(4))-methyltransferase RsmH has protein sequence MPDLPSRSDQTFTHVPVLAEPLLQALAQDPSDHWQSGLFVDATLGGGGHSQLLLDRYPALHLVGLDQDATARAAAAQRLESFADRVTIVATNFADYAPSEPVALLLADLGVSSPQLDVAERGFSFRLDGPLDMRMNPGGGGETAADLISRLEESDLADLIYRYGEERLSRRIARRIKADLNDRGAYSGTAALAYAVAGCYPPKARRGRIHPATRTFQALRIAVNDELGVLDQLLEKAPGWLQPGGLMAIISFHSLEDRRVKTAFLSDERLQRITRKPLIANDAEQERNARSRSAKLRLARRRHPD, from the coding sequence ATGCCCGATCTGCCTTCCAGGTCCGATCAGACCTTCACCCATGTGCCAGTTCTGGCGGAACCGCTTCTCCAAGCGCTGGCTCAAGACCCTAGTGATCACTGGCAGAGCGGTTTGTTTGTGGATGCCACGCTCGGCGGTGGGGGGCACAGCCAATTGCTGCTGGATCGTTATCCAGCGCTGCATTTGGTGGGGCTCGACCAGGACGCCACGGCCAGGGCCGCAGCAGCCCAACGTCTGGAGTCCTTTGCCGATCGGGTCACAATCGTGGCCACCAATTTCGCGGATTACGCCCCTTCCGAACCGGTCGCACTGTTGCTGGCGGATCTTGGGGTCAGCAGTCCGCAGCTGGATGTAGCGGAACGGGGATTCAGTTTCCGCCTGGATGGCCCCCTTGACATGCGCATGAACCCTGGAGGTGGTGGCGAAACGGCGGCTGATCTGATCTCACGATTGGAGGAATCGGACCTGGCTGATCTGATCTATCGCTACGGCGAAGAGCGACTGTCCAGGCGGATTGCCCGTCGCATCAAGGCGGATCTGAACGATCGTGGCGCCTATTCCGGCACAGCCGCTTTGGCCTACGCCGTCGCGGGTTGCTACCCACCCAAGGCGCGCCGCGGGCGCATTCATCCGGCGACTCGGACCTTCCAAGCCCTGCGCATCGCCGTTAACGATGAGCTCGGGGTCCTCGATCAGCTGCTTGAGAAGGCTCCTGGCTGGCTTCAGCCGGGAGGGCTGATGGCGATCATCAGCTTTCATTCCTTGGAAGACAGGCGCGTCAAGACGGCCTTTCTTTCCGATGAACGCCTGCAGCGCATCACACGCAAGCCCCTGATCGCCAACGACGCTGAACAAGAGCGGAATGCCCGCAGTCGCAGCGCCAAGCTGCGACTGGCCAGGCGTCGACACCCAGACTGA
- a CDS encoding NAD(P)H-quinone oxidoreductase subunit H, with protein sequence MTQLETRTEPMVVNFGPHHPSMHGVLRLVVTLDGEDVVDCEPVIGYLHRGMEKIAENRTNVMFVPYVSRMDYAAGMFYEAVVVNAPEKLADIPVPKRASYIRVLMLELNRIANHLLWLGPFLADVGAQTPFFYIFREREMIYDLWEAATGQRLINNNYFRIGGVAADLPWGWLEKCRDFCDWFGPKIDEYEKLITNNPIFRRRIEGLGVIGKEDAINWSLSGPMLRASGVPWDLRKVDHYECYDDFDWDVAWEKEGDCFARYRVRIEEMRQSLKILRQACEMIPGGPTENLEAKRMAEGKDSEFAGFDYQYVAKKVAPTFKIPNGELYTRLESGKGEIGIFLQGNNDVTPWRFKIRAADSNNLQILPHILKGHKVADIMAILGSIDVIMGSVDR encoded by the coding sequence ATGACGCAGCTGGAAACGCGCACGGAGCCGATGGTGGTCAACTTCGGCCCGCACCATCCGTCCATGCATGGGGTGCTGAGGCTGGTGGTGACGCTCGACGGCGAAGACGTGGTGGATTGCGAGCCGGTGATCGGCTACCTACACCGCGGCATGGAGAAGATTGCCGAGAACCGCACCAACGTGATGTTCGTGCCCTACGTGAGCCGCATGGACTACGCGGCGGGCATGTTCTACGAAGCGGTCGTGGTGAACGCGCCCGAGAAATTGGCCGACATTCCCGTTCCCAAGCGCGCCAGCTACATCCGCGTGTTGATGCTGGAACTGAACCGCATTGCCAATCACTTGCTTTGGCTTGGCCCCTTCCTCGCCGACGTCGGTGCTCAGACACCTTTCTTCTACATCTTCCGGGAGCGGGAGATGATCTACGACCTCTGGGAAGCCGCTACCGGTCAACGCCTGATCAACAACAACTACTTCCGGATTGGTGGTGTGGCCGCCGATCTCCCCTGGGGGTGGCTTGAGAAATGCCGCGATTTCTGTGATTGGTTTGGCCCGAAGATTGACGAATACGAAAAACTGATCACCAACAATCCGATCTTCCGACGGCGAATTGAAGGCCTGGGCGTCATCGGCAAAGAGGATGCAATCAACTGGAGCCTGTCGGGGCCAATGCTGCGGGCCTCCGGGGTGCCGTGGGACCTGCGCAAGGTGGATCATTACGAGTGCTACGACGATTTCGACTGGGACGTGGCCTGGGAGAAGGAGGGTGACTGTTTCGCGCGCTATCGGGTGCGGATCGAAGAGATGCGCCAATCCCTCAAGATCCTGCGCCAGGCCTGCGAGATGATTCCGGGCGGCCCGACCGAAAACCTGGAAGCCAAGCGCATGGCGGAAGGCAAGGACAGCGAATTCGCTGGCTTCGACTATCAGTACGTAGCCAAAAAAGTGGCTCCCACCTTCAAGATCCCCAACGGCGAGCTCTACACCCGTCTGGAATCAGGCAAAGGCGAGATCGGCATATTCCTGCAGGGGAATAACGACGTCACACCCTGGCGCTTCAAGATCCGTGCCGC